The Thermostichus vulcanus str. 'Rupite' genome window below encodes:
- a CDS encoding DUF3288 family protein, whose protein sequence is MAGSSSSPESNRAASREQQHPQYATDRDLLNQLLEQAQAQPRSDWVLAEVARLRIRYQGFPGARDLQRDLDQILQQWGMSEEELFVQTRAIHERGQVYDRSFSKRDDWA, encoded by the coding sequence ATGGCCGGTTCCAGTTCATCCCCCGAGAGCAACCGCGCAGCTTCTCGAGAGCAGCAGCACCCCCAGTACGCGACTGACCGGGATCTTCTGAATCAACTACTAGAACAAGCCCAAGCCCAGCCCCGTTCTGATTGGGTATTGGCGGAGGTGGCCCGACTGCGCATCCGTTACCAAGGCTTTCCGGGGGCACGGGATCTGCAACGGGATCTGGATCAGATCCTGCAGCAGTGGGGTATGAGCGAAGAAGAACTGTTTGTCCAAACTCGCGCCATTCATGAGCGGGGCCAGGTGTATGACCGCAGCTTTAGCAAGCGGGATGACTGGGCTTGA
- a CDS encoding carboxymuconolactone decarboxylase family protein → MRIPPVTPEKADKQLQKVYESLEKVYGTALNPLQVMAHKPQLMRAVMTLYGALHTENPNLSEELKELISIRISQINGCRHYCLPYHTLQAQKYGATPAKIAAVAQSRTSTLYTEAEKLAIEYAERMTVPSMVVTESFFAQLKAIWSEADLVELSALIGFMNFWTKVIAALDIPLDPIFAEQLHSS, encoded by the coding sequence ATGCGGATCCCTCCTGTCACCCCAGAAAAGGCTGATAAGCAGCTCCAAAAAGTTTACGAAAGCCTGGAAAAAGTCTACGGCACAGCCCTCAACCCCCTGCAGGTGATGGCCCACAAGCCACAACTGATGCGAGCGGTAATGACCCTCTACGGTGCCCTCCATACAGAAAACCCGAACCTCTCCGAAGAACTGAAAGAGCTAATCAGCATTCGCATCTCCCAGATCAATGGCTGTCGGCACTACTGCCTGCCCTACCACACCCTACAGGCGCAAAAGTACGGCGCTACCCCTGCCAAAATCGCAGCGGTTGCCCAGTCCCGTACCAGCACCCTTTACACCGAGGCTGAAAAGCTGGCAATTGAATACGCTGAGCGGATGACGGTACCCAGCATGGTGGTCACCGAGAGCTTCTTTGCCCAATTAAAAGCCATTTGGTCAGAAGCGGATTTGGTGGAGCTGTCGGCGTTGATCGGCTTTATGAATTTCTGGACAAAGGTCATTGCCGCTTTGGATATACCTTTGGATCCGATTTTTGCTGAGCAGTTGCACAGTTCTTAA
- a CDS encoding Uma2 family endonuclease, translating into MLLRSPARSRRDIQPLENGDHLTREEFERRYQAMPEVKKAELVEGVVYMPSPVRLNRHAYPHGLVVAWLGAYAAGRANVQFGIEPTVRLDWENEPQPDAILRIEGGSSRVSEDDYIEGPPELIVEIAASSVSIDLHSKLKVYRRNGVQEYLVWQVEEATLTWFSLQSGQYLPLEPDSHGILKSRVFPGLWLSPSAMLQGNLSQVLALVQSGLSQETATAQSRHL; encoded by the coding sequence ATGCTCCTTAGATCGCCTGCACGTTCTCGCCGAGACATTCAGCCATTAGAGAATGGTGACCATCTGACGCGAGAGGAGTTTGAACGTCGCTATCAGGCTATGCCTGAGGTGAAAAAAGCGGAGCTGGTGGAAGGAGTCGTCTACATGCCATCGCCCGTGCGACTGAATCGACATGCCTATCCTCACGGGTTGGTTGTGGCCTGGTTGGGTGCTTATGCTGCTGGCAGAGCGAATGTTCAGTTCGGGATTGAGCCTACCGTTCGCCTCGACTGGGAAAACGAACCACAACCGGACGCTATCCTTCGCATTGAAGGGGGATCCTCCCGTGTCAGTGAGGACGATTATATTGAAGGGCCGCCGGAGTTGATTGTGGAGATTGCAGCCAGTAGCGTTTCTATTGATCTCCACAGCAAGTTAAAGGTGTACCGACGCAATGGAGTGCAAGAATATCTGGTCTGGCAAGTGGAGGAAGCCACTTTGACGTGGTTCAGCTTGCAATCTGGGCAATATCTACCTCTAGAGCCGGATTCCCATGGCATCCTCAAATCTAGGGTTTTTCCAGGCTTGTGGTTAAGCCCCTCAGCCATGCTGCAGGGGAACCTCAGCCAAGTGCTGGCCCTGGTGCAGAGTGGACTCAGCCAAGAGACTGCCACAGCCCAGTCAAGACACCTGTGA
- the ureG gene encoding urease accessory protein UreG yields the protein MSGEVTQPLPQQPVRVGIGGPVGSGKTALVEKLCCALRDSLSLGVVTNDIYTREDAEFLVRAKALAAERIIGVETGGCPHTAIREDASLNLDAIQELERRFLHLDLILVESGGDNLAATFSPELVDACIYVIDVAEGDKIPRKGGPGITRSDLLVINKIDLAPYVGADLGVMERDARRMRGDKPFVFTNLRTGEGLDQILSWLEQEVLFRPVGAGSPSLSLL from the coding sequence ATGTCGGGTGAAGTAACGCAGCCTCTGCCACAGCAGCCGGTGCGGGTAGGTATTGGGGGGCCGGTGGGATCCGGGAAAACGGCCTTGGTGGAAAAGCTCTGTTGCGCGCTACGGGATTCCCTATCGCTGGGGGTAGTCACCAACGATATTTATACCCGCGAAGATGCTGAATTTTTGGTGCGGGCCAAGGCTCTAGCAGCAGAGCGAATTATCGGTGTGGAAACCGGCGGTTGCCCCCATACTGCGATTCGAGAAGATGCGTCGTTGAACCTAGATGCCATTCAGGAACTGGAGCGACGCTTTTTGCACTTGGATTTGATCCTGGTGGAATCGGGGGGAGATAACCTGGCGGCTACCTTTAGCCCAGAACTGGTGGATGCCTGCATTTACGTCATTGATGTGGCGGAAGGGGATAAAATCCCCCGCAAGGGAGGGCCAGGGATTACCCGCTCAGATCTGCTGGTGATTAACAAAATTGATCTGGCTCCTTATGTGGGGGCAGACTTGGGGGTAATGGAACGGGATGCACGCCGTATGCGGGGAGACAAGCCTTTTGTCTTCACCAATTTGCGCACGGGTGAGGGGCTGGATCAGATCCTCAGTTGGCTAGAACAAGAGGTGTTGTTTCGCCCCGTCGGTGCCGGATCCCCTTCTTTGAGCCTCCTGTGA
- a CDS encoding urease accessory protein UreD — translation MNFGSAILKTTRQGQHIRVWQYSQAPLQWLGGPNLGLQGSPQERLVYYLRNPNGGLLGGDRHQIQIELGTASALEIRTQGATRLHPGVIEQQVQVALAPESELIWIAHPIIPGAGADFRQQVQIQLAPTARLAYAEIWTAGRLAMGERWQFQRLHNRLQVWVTDRPETPTLSPQPNQLLWLQEQMDLRFPHEQMGAKSVLGSYLCWGSLYLLGDWPEPDWPTDAEHWRVTSPDPVCKGWILRQVGHQAETLWQNFQRVGSVGRSALA, via the coding sequence GTGAACTTCGGCAGCGCCATTTTGAAAACCACTCGGCAGGGCCAGCACATCCGAGTTTGGCAATATTCTCAGGCTCCGTTGCAATGGCTAGGTGGGCCAAACTTGGGTCTGCAGGGATCCCCACAGGAACGGCTTGTTTACTACTTGCGCAACCCCAATGGTGGCCTGTTGGGAGGAGATCGCCACCAGATTCAGATTGAGCTGGGAACTGCCTCGGCGCTGGAAATTCGTACCCAAGGGGCAACCCGCCTACACCCCGGTGTCATCGAGCAACAGGTGCAAGTAGCGCTGGCCCCTGAGAGTGAACTGATCTGGATTGCCCACCCGATTATCCCCGGAGCTGGGGCCGATTTTCGCCAGCAGGTACAGATTCAGTTGGCCCCCACTGCCCGTTTGGCCTATGCCGAGATTTGGACCGCCGGACGACTGGCCATGGGGGAACGGTGGCAATTTCAGCGTCTGCACAATCGGCTGCAGGTGTGGGTAACTGACCGGCCCGAAACCCCTACCCTTTCGCCTCAGCCGAACCAACTCCTGTGGCTGCAAGAACAGATGGATTTGCGCTTTCCCCATGAGCAGATGGGTGCTAAGTCGGTGCTTGGCTCCTATTTGTGTTGGGGATCCCTGTATTTGCTAGGGGATTGGCCCGAGCCGGACTGGCCCACCGATGCCGAACACTGGCGGGTGACGTCACCGGATCCCGTCTGTAAAGGATGGATTCTGCGGCAGGTGGGGCACCAAGCGGAAACCCTTTGGCAGAACTTTCAACGGGTGGGGTCAGTTGGGCGTTCGGCTCTTGCTTAA
- a CDS encoding glycosyl transferase, with protein sequence MNPIPLYVAVTAHGFGHTTRLAAVINTLLRRDANVLPIFVTPAPRWLLERYVQGKFLHRPRQLDVGVVQPDGLQADLPATLTALKEFKARSAALIRAEADFIRTQRVPLVFADVPPIAAAIAKAAGIPCWMASNFGWDFIYQDYGAEFQPFVAWIRDLYGHCDRLFRLPFSEAMSAFPHQQTVGLTGGDPQFSAAEVAAKLQLRLEQPTALFTFGGLGLQGFPYPRLQDFPDWQFLTFDRQAPPLPNLTLLDGQVWRPADVMPLCRWVVSKPGYGTLAEALRSRTPMACVTRSGFAESELLIEGLQRYGWHRILSPEEFFQGSWDFLRDPAHPPQMPDGLDLQGNETIATALQTHLCPIEPQE encoded by the coding sequence ATGAATCCGATTCCCCTCTACGTTGCGGTGACTGCCCACGGCTTTGGCCATACCACTCGTCTGGCGGCGGTGATCAATACTCTGCTGCGGCGGGATGCAAATGTTTTGCCCATTTTTGTCACTCCAGCACCCCGCTGGCTCCTGGAGCGCTATGTGCAGGGGAAATTCTTGCATCGGCCCCGACAGTTGGATGTAGGGGTGGTGCAGCCGGATGGCCTACAGGCAGATTTACCGGCCACATTGACAGCCCTGAAGGAGTTCAAAGCGAGATCGGCTGCTCTCATCCGCGCAGAAGCCGATTTCATCCGTACCCAGCGCGTGCCGTTGGTCTTTGCCGATGTACCTCCGATCGCGGCTGCCATTGCCAAAGCGGCTGGGATCCCCTGTTGGATGGCCAGTAACTTTGGCTGGGATTTTATCTATCAAGACTATGGCGCCGAGTTTCAGCCGTTTGTGGCCTGGATCCGAGATCTGTACGGGCACTGTGATCGCCTGTTCCGGTTGCCGTTTAGTGAGGCCATGAGCGCTTTCCCCCATCAGCAGACCGTGGGACTGACAGGCGGGGATCCCCAGTTTTCAGCGGCAGAGGTAGCCGCCAAGTTGCAGTTGCGGTTGGAGCAGCCCACAGCCTTGTTTACCTTCGGAGGATTGGGGTTGCAAGGCTTTCCCTACCCGCGACTACAAGACTTTCCCGACTGGCAGTTTCTCACCTTTGACCGGCAGGCCCCACCGTTACCCAACTTGACTCTATTGGATGGGCAGGTCTGGCGACCGGCGGATGTCATGCCCCTCTGTCGCTGGGTGGTGTCTAAGCCGGGCTATGGCACCCTAGCCGAGGCCTTGCGCAGCCGCACGCCAATGGCCTGTGTCACCCGTTCTGGGTTTGCCGAGTCGGAACTGTTGATCGAGGGATTGCAGCGCTATGGCTGGCATCGCATTCTCTCCCCGGAAGAGTTTTTCCAGGGATCCTGGGACTTTTTAAGGGATCCCGCCCACCCACCCCAGATGCCGGATGGATTGGATCTGCAGGGCAACGAAACCATCGCCACCGCCCTTCAGACCCACCTTTGCCCTATTGAGCCTCAAGAATAG